One window from the genome of Pelecanus crispus isolate bPelCri1 chromosome 13, bPelCri1.pri, whole genome shotgun sequence encodes:
- the LOC104028227 gene encoding protein shisa-1 produces MARGFLCALVLVLALRCCPGQAGEYCHGWAGSLQRWHRGFQCPERYDGPEATLCCGTCSLRYCCSSREARLDQGRCPGDQQQPSPRPPVPVPVYLPFLLVGSVFVAFVVGGACVGICCCKCLKSQDEGQQSGLAPGQAWLLEPDLPSRLSSSSSATRSSLSSGPQTSNICMTLPPSLPIIGLAEDARFLSPPPTSGQLLHPSHANHRIPTDHTAIMAPAPFLKRTIYGRSANASPLGVTQGDHMM; encoded by the exons ATGGCAAGGGGGTTTCTGTGTGccctggtgctggtgctggccctgcgctgctgccctgggcaggcCGGGGAGTACTGCCACggctgggctggcagcctgCAGCGCTGGCACCGCGGCTTCCAGTGCCCCGAGCGCTACGATGGCCCGGAGGCCACGCTGTGCTGCGGCACCTGCAGCTTGCGCTACTGCTGCTCGTCCAGAGAGGCCCGCCTGGACCAGGGCCGGTGCCCCGGTgaccagcagcagcccagccccaggcctCCAGTGCCAG TGCCCGTGTACCTGCCATTCCTTCTTGTTGGCTCTGTATTTGTGGCATTTGTTGTTGGTGGCGCCTGTGTTGGAATTTGCTGCTGCAAATGCTTGAAATCCCAGGACGAGGGGCAGCAAAGTGGACTTGCGCCTGGCCAGGCTTGGCTGCTAGAGCCTGATCTTCCTTCTCGCCTCTCCAGTTCCAGTTCTGCCACCAGAAGCTCACTGAGCAGCGGTCCTCAGACTAGCAACATCTGCATGACTCTACCTCCATCCCTTCCTATTATTGGGTTGGCTGAAGATGCCCGGTTCTTAAGTCCTCCACCCACCAGTGGACAACTCTTGCACCCTTCACATGCGAACCACAGAATACCAACTGATCATACGGCAATAATGGCTCCAGCACCTTTCCTTAAAAGAACAATTTATGGACGCAGTGCTAACGCATCCCCTCTTGGGGTAACACAGGGGGACCACATGATGTAG